The Oryzias melastigma strain HK-1 linkage group LG6, ASM292280v2, whole genome shotgun sequence genome includes a window with the following:
- the rgma gene encoding repulsive guidance molecule A isoform X1: MQSPRERSKVRPRAGWMVMGERGRPSALEVCRVLAVLFSLFPTVSLQCKILKCNSDLWAFNSKSGPDFCIGLRAYDNCVRRTARTCRGDLTYHSAQHGIGDLMNQHNCSKEEPTSQPRARTPLPPPPPPPVLTSQEPGSGPEGCRYEHSLPRNAPPSNYTHCGFFGVPHLRTFGDDFQTCKVEGAWPLIHNKYLSVQVTNSPVVPGSLATATTKLTIIFKNFQQCVDQKMYHAETDQLPSAFADGSKNGGDRHGANALQVVEKVLGQHVEIHARYIGTTIVVRQVGRYLTFAVRMPEDVVNSVEEGDNQDLYLCLHGCPTNQRIDLESFRARAGSRSSAGPRGFTYQSAKAKCKERLPVEDVYFQSCVFDLLSSGDINFTMAAYYAFEDVKMLHSNRNRYHLFKGNAGSALSGASQRSSASLSVFLLNFIVLLWTGCCTIHL; encoded by the exons ATGCAGTCACCAAG GGAGAGGAGTAAAGTGCGACCCCGAGCTGGATGGATGGTTATGGGGGAAAGAGGGAGACCCTCGGCGCTTGAAGTGTGCAGAGTCCTGGCTGtgcttttctcactttttccaacCG tGAGTCTGCAGTGCAAGATCCTCAAGTGTAATTCTGATTTATGGGCCTTTAACTCAAAATCTGGGCCGGATTTCTGCATTGGGCTTCGGGCGTACGACAACTGTGTCCGCCGGACGGCACGCACCTGTCGGGGTGACCTGACCTATCACTCCGCCCAGCATGGCATCGGGGATCTAATGAACCAGCACAACTGCTCCAAGGAAGAGCCCACTTCCCAGCCGCGGGCCCGGACCCCGCTTCCTCCTCCCCCACCTCCTCCGGTCCTGACCAGCCAGGAGCCCGGCAGCGGCCCGGAAGGCTGCCGCTACGAGCACAGCCTCCCGCGCAACGCGCCGCCCTCCAACTACACGCACTGTGGCTTCTTTGGCGTGCCGCACCTCCGGACGTTCGGCGACGACTTTCAAACGTGCAAAGTGGAGGGAGCCTGGCCGCTCATCCACAACAAATACCTGTCCGTCCAGGTGACCAATTCTCCTGTAGTTCCAGGCTCTTTAGCCACCGCCACCACCAAG CTCACCATCATCTTCAAGAACTTCCAGCAATGTGTGGACCAGAAGATGTACCACGCCGAGACCGACCAGCTGCCCTCTGCCTTCGCAGACGGCTCCAAGAACGGGGGTGACCGGCACGGCGCCAACGCCCTCCAAGTCGTGGAGAAGGTCCTGGGCCAGCACGTGGAGATCCACGCCCGCTACATCGGGACGACCATCGTGGTGCGGCAGGTCGGGCGCTACCTGACGTTTGCCGTGCGGATGCCGGAGGACGTGGTGAACTCGGTGGAGGAAGGAGACAACCAAGACTTGTACCTGTGCTTGCACGGCTGTCCCACCAACCAGCGCATTGACTTGGAGAGTTTCCGGGCGCGGGCCGGCTCCAGGAGCAGTGCCGGGCCCCGCGGCTTCACCTACCAGTCTGCAAAAGCCAAGTGCAAAGAGCGGCTCCCGGTGGAGGACGTGTATTTCCAGTCGTGCGTGTTCGACCTCCTGTCTTCCGGGGACATAAACTTCACCATGGCAGCTTACTACGCGTTTGAGGATGTAAAGATGCTCCACTCAAACCGGAACAGATATCACTTATTTAAAGGGAATGCTGGGAGTGCTTTGAGCGGGGCGTCCCAGAGGAGCAGCGCTTCGCTCTCAGTGTTCCTCCTCAACTTTATTGTGCTGTTGTGGACTGGATGTTGCACAATTCATCTATAG
- the rgma gene encoding repulsive guidance molecule A isoform X2, with protein sequence MVMGERGRPSALEVCRVLAVLFSLFPTVSLQCKILKCNSDLWAFNSKSGPDFCIGLRAYDNCVRRTARTCRGDLTYHSAQHGIGDLMNQHNCSKEEPTSQPRARTPLPPPPPPPVLTSQEPGSGPEGCRYEHSLPRNAPPSNYTHCGFFGVPHLRTFGDDFQTCKVEGAWPLIHNKYLSVQVTNSPVVPGSLATATTKLTIIFKNFQQCVDQKMYHAETDQLPSAFADGSKNGGDRHGANALQVVEKVLGQHVEIHARYIGTTIVVRQVGRYLTFAVRMPEDVVNSVEEGDNQDLYLCLHGCPTNQRIDLESFRARAGSRSSAGPRGFTYQSAKAKCKERLPVEDVYFQSCVFDLLSSGDINFTMAAYYAFEDVKMLHSNRNRYHLFKGNAGSALSGASQRSSASLSVFLLNFIVLLWTGCCTIHL encoded by the exons ATGGTTATGGGGGAAAGAGGGAGACCCTCGGCGCTTGAAGTGTGCAGAGTCCTGGCTGtgcttttctcactttttccaacCG tGAGTCTGCAGTGCAAGATCCTCAAGTGTAATTCTGATTTATGGGCCTTTAACTCAAAATCTGGGCCGGATTTCTGCATTGGGCTTCGGGCGTACGACAACTGTGTCCGCCGGACGGCACGCACCTGTCGGGGTGACCTGACCTATCACTCCGCCCAGCATGGCATCGGGGATCTAATGAACCAGCACAACTGCTCCAAGGAAGAGCCCACTTCCCAGCCGCGGGCCCGGACCCCGCTTCCTCCTCCCCCACCTCCTCCGGTCCTGACCAGCCAGGAGCCCGGCAGCGGCCCGGAAGGCTGCCGCTACGAGCACAGCCTCCCGCGCAACGCGCCGCCCTCCAACTACACGCACTGTGGCTTCTTTGGCGTGCCGCACCTCCGGACGTTCGGCGACGACTTTCAAACGTGCAAAGTGGAGGGAGCCTGGCCGCTCATCCACAACAAATACCTGTCCGTCCAGGTGACCAATTCTCCTGTAGTTCCAGGCTCTTTAGCCACCGCCACCACCAAG CTCACCATCATCTTCAAGAACTTCCAGCAATGTGTGGACCAGAAGATGTACCACGCCGAGACCGACCAGCTGCCCTCTGCCTTCGCAGACGGCTCCAAGAACGGGGGTGACCGGCACGGCGCCAACGCCCTCCAAGTCGTGGAGAAGGTCCTGGGCCAGCACGTGGAGATCCACGCCCGCTACATCGGGACGACCATCGTGGTGCGGCAGGTCGGGCGCTACCTGACGTTTGCCGTGCGGATGCCGGAGGACGTGGTGAACTCGGTGGAGGAAGGAGACAACCAAGACTTGTACCTGTGCTTGCACGGCTGTCCCACCAACCAGCGCATTGACTTGGAGAGTTTCCGGGCGCGGGCCGGCTCCAGGAGCAGTGCCGGGCCCCGCGGCTTCACCTACCAGTCTGCAAAAGCCAAGTGCAAAGAGCGGCTCCCGGTGGAGGACGTGTATTTCCAGTCGTGCGTGTTCGACCTCCTGTCTTCCGGGGACATAAACTTCACCATGGCAGCTTACTACGCGTTTGAGGATGTAAAGATGCTCCACTCAAACCGGAACAGATATCACTTATTTAAAGGGAATGCTGGGAGTGCTTTGAGCGGGGCGTCCCAGAGGAGCAGCGCTTCGCTCTCAGTGTTCCTCCTCAACTTTATTGTGCTGTTGTGGACTGGATGTTGCACAATTCATCTATAG